The following are from one region of the Juglans regia cultivar Chandler chromosome 10, Walnut 2.0, whole genome shotgun sequence genome:
- the LOC109007974 gene encoding F-box protein At3g07870-like, which yields MSACIPEDLVLEILPGLPLKCLIRFRSVSKSWATLIGTPDYLSKSLINDCILANPTHQLLFVKHAPKSIDGRLSYSFLCYSTLASASETHQDLPLQNPYDIKIAGSCNGLLCLFDYYGTGNIVVWNPTTLEFMLLPHAWFVDTVCFGFDPIHDEFKVLRIRYVRESDEPDLPPYRACLVRLNREVEVYSLSGGSWRNLVVDVEVPKFQGVDSSYMNGVCFWLALSYYGDEKIVAFDVCDEVIRTMALPNYSLLYGEITWRTLTVLKESVALIVYPRNNGEERFFDIWLLLEFGVKESWIRLVRIVPICGFGWPLGFWKRGELFIVCRDLGELVLYDPFTQTVRTLQLDGEWFHVLPFTPSLVGINGSGFLDG from the coding sequence ATGTCCGCATGTATTCCTGAAGACTTGGTTCTTGAAATTCTCCCCGGGCTTCCCCTAAAATGTCTTATTCGATTCCGATCCGTCAGCAAATCTTGGGCCACCCTTATAGGCACTCCCGATTACCTCTCCAAAAGTCTCATCAACGATTGTATTCTCGCCAACCCCACCCATCAACTCCTCTTCGTAAAACACGCCCCCAAATCCATAGACGGAAGACTGTCTTACTCATTCCTATGCTACAGCACTCTGGCCTCTGCCTCTGAAACTCATCAAGATCTTCCGTTACAGAACCCGTATGATATTAAGATTGCGGGTTCCTGTAATGGCTTGCTCTGTCTCTTTGACTACTACGGCACCGGCAACATCGTTGTCTGGAACCCCACCACGCTGGAGTTCATGCTCCTCCCTCACGCTTGGTTCGTGGACACCGTCTGTTTCGGTTTCGACCCGATACACGACGAGTTTAAGGTTTTGAGGATTCGCTATGTGCGGGAGAGTGATGAGCCGGATCTCCCTCCATACCGGGCTTGTCTTGTCCGTCTGAACCGGGAAGTGGAGGTTTATAGCCTAAGCGGTGGTTCTTGGAGAAATCTTGTCGTCGATGTTGAAGTGCCTAAGTTTCAAGGAGTCGATTCATCTTATATGAATGGTGTCTGTTTTTGGTTGGCGCTAAGTTATTATGGGGACGAGAAGATTGTTGCGTTCGACGTGTGCGATGAGGTGATCCGAACGATGGCATTGCCCAATTATAGTCTTTTATATGGTGAAATTACTTGGAGGACTCTCACGGTACTAAAAGAATCGGTTGCTTTGATAGTTTATCCTCGTAATAATGGGGAGGAGAGATTCTTCGATATATGGCTGTTGCTCGAGTTTGGTGTTAAAGAATCTTGGATTCGGCTGGTGAGGATCGTACCCATTTGCGGCTTTGGATGGCCGTTGGGGTTTTGGAAGAGGGGTGAATTGTTTATTGTGTGCAGAGATCTGGGGGAGCTTGTATTGTATGACCCTTTTACTCAGACAGTAAGAACTCTACAGCTTGATGGGGAGTGGTTCCATGTTCTACCTTTCACCCCTAGTTTAGTTGGGATCAACGGATCGGGATTTTTGGATGGTTAG